Below is a genomic region from Granulicella sp. L56.
CCCCTTATCTGGCGGCGATAAAAACAGAGTACGGAGCGCGGGCTGAGTTCGACGCATTCGACCTGCGGCGAGCGAAGCTTCTACGTCCAGAGATTTCGCTGGAATGGTTGATGAGAGCGATGGAAGGCTCCAGGCGCAAATCGAAACTCACTGGCCTGCTAAATAATTTGCGAATGATGCAGATAGTCGTGAACCGTCTGGCGAAGAATGCACAGCGCTCGCATTCGGAATGGGCTGAAGCAATGCGGGAGCTTCTGTCTGCCGTCGCGTGGGGAGCAGGCAAAGGCGAGGACAGTGTTGAGTTTCAAACGCGGCGTAAATGGGAGAGCGCTCTGGATGAACTATCCACGCTCGATTTCGACGGACAGGGCGTTGGGTTCGAGCAGGCTCTGGATGCGCTGGCGAGAATAGCGCAGCAAACGATGTTTGCGCCTGAGTCGCGCGAGGCTCCCGTACAGATCATGGGGCCACTCGAAGCCGCAGGTTCAACATTCGATGTTATCTGGTTCATGCGAAGCGGCGATTTGAGTTGGCCGCTCCCCAGAAGCGCCAACCCATTGCTGCCTTGGCCGCTACAGCGTGATCTTGAGATGCCCGGCACCGATGCGCAACAGGATGCGAATCGCTCACAGCGCATAACGGAGCGAATCGCCGCGAGCGCCTCTACCGTCGTGTTCAGCTATGCTGCCGAATCTCCCGAAGGACGGCAACGCCTGTCCTCCGCAATGAATGGTTTGGCGCTCGATCCAGTGGCGATTGAAGAGATTACAGCAGCCGAAGCAAAGCCAATGTTCGTTGAAACCGAAAAGATCGAAGACCGAACCCGCTTGCAGCCCCTGCCAGATCAGGTGATTCACGGCGGTGCGGAGATCCTGCGACTGCAAGCCGCCTGCGGGTTTCGTGCATTTGCAGAGAGGCGTCTCTGGTCGACAGAGCTGCGCACCACAGAGATGGGTCTGGATGCAGCAGAACGCGGCACCATCGTCCATCTCGTTCTCGAAAAATTCTGGAACGAAGTTAAGACTCAGAGCGCGCTGAAGGCTATGCAACGCTCCGAGCGCGAGGCTTTACTCAATCAGTGCATAGCGACTGCTCTGGAAAAGAGTGAGAAGTTGAGCGAGACTGCGTGGGATGCGGCCTACCTGGACATGCAGCGCGAGCGTCTGCGAAACCTGTTAGGTCCATGGCTGGAGCTTGAATTAACCCGGCCACCATTCACAGTTAAACTCAGTGAGAAGGAATTGAAGGGTGTGCAAATTGGGCCGCTACGCTTGAGCGTGCGCGTGGACCGCGTAGATATTGGCGAGGGCGGCGATATCATCATCGACTACAAGACAGGCGTGGCCAAGCCGAGCGAGTGGCTCACAGACCGGCCCGAAGCACCCCAGTTGCCGCTGTACGCAGTATTGTCCGCGGCCGAGCAACTCGAAGCCGTGGCGTTCGGCCAGGTACGAGCAGGAAAAGATATGGGCCTGCAGGGATTCGCCACCAGCAGCAACGCAGGAATACGAGTACCACGGCAGCATCCCGCAGATCTCGAACAGCAGGTCGAGGAGTGGAGGCAGGTACTGACTTCGCTCGCAGAAGATTTTTATAACGGCGACATCCGTGTAAGACCGAAGAACTTTCCATCCACCTGTACCTATTGCGCACAACGATTGCTGTGCCGCGTTGACCCGGCATCGTTTGAGCAAGACGATGACGAAGAAGCAACGGAGGCAGAGCGTGACTAAGCTATTCGTTGTTGGGTCCGAGCCAGAGACGCAAAGCAACCCTGATGCTGTAAGGCCACCCGATTGGAGCGAACGCGAGAAGGCACTCGATATCAGGCAATCCTGGATCGTAGAGGCTCCAGCAGGCTCGGGCAAGACCGGGCTTCTGATCCAGCGATATCTGAAGCTGCTCGGTGATGAAAGCGTGGAGCAGCCGGAACAGGTGTTGGCAATCACGTTCACAGTTAAGGCGACGGGGGAGATTCGCGAACGCGTTGTAACTCAGTTAGAGAAGGCATCGCGAAACGAGCCGCTGCAACGCGACAGTGAATTCGAACGAGAAACCCGTGCGCTGGCCGAAGCTGTTCTGCGCCGCGACCAAATGCTGGGGTGGGGACTGCTGGAACATCCACGCAGACTAAGAGTGCGCACCATTGACTCTGTCT
It encodes:
- a CDS encoding PD-(D/E)XK nuclease family protein; the protein is MLPVEIAQALERGAAIVTGNQRAARTLRVAFDRRQRSLGRDSWQPPVIMAWDAWTADLWHVLLIGGHTSKLLLNRAQEHAVWQNILEADAELRSLRAIDSLADMAAQAWSLLCSYNGHARLRGAAVSSDTRAFHRWALKFEQQCRADGLLARAQLESALQAAASAGQLEVKTTSEIVLVGFDSMTPAQLRLADALRGAGVNIEELPITIVPEQQLIVTTADERKELRIVALGVRKMLEQHPHSRVAVIVPDLEKQRAEIDRVFREILAPELEDITANANSGPFEFSVGVMLADTPMAATALDLLRWCTGALPLERVSRLLLSPYLAAIKTEYGARAEFDAFDLRRAKLLRPEISLEWLMRAMEGSRRKSKLTGLLNNLRMMQIVVNRLAKNAQRSHSEWAEAMRELLSAVAWGAGKGEDSVEFQTRRKWESALDELSTLDFDGQGVGFEQALDALARIAQQTMFAPESREAPVQIMGPLEAAGSTFDVIWFMRSGDLSWPLPRSANPLLPWPLQRDLEMPGTDAQQDANRSQRITERIAASASTVVFSYAAESPEGRQRLSSAMNGLALDPVAIEEITAAEAKPMFVETEKIEDRTRLQPLPDQVIHGGAEILRLQAACGFRAFAERRLWSTELRTTEMGLDAAERGTIVHLVLEKFWNEVKTQSALKAMQRSEREALLNQCIATALEKSEKLSETAWDAAYLDMQRERLRNLLGPWLELELTRPPFTVKLSEKELKGVQIGPLRLSVRVDRVDIGEGGDIIIDYKTGVAKPSEWLTDRPEAPQLPLYAVLSAAEQLEAVAFGQVRAGKDMGLQGFATSSNAGIRVPRQHPADLEQQVEEWRQVLTSLAEDFYNGDIRVRPKNFPSTCTYCAQRLLCRVDPASFEQDDDEEATEAERD